ACAATCCGGATGCGTCGATGGCGCTCGCCGGCGGCTCGGTCTTCGATATCCAGGGCGCTTCCGCCAGCCGTGATACGGCCGTCGTCAAGGCCGGTATCGACTTCGATGTCGCGAAGAACTCGTCGGTTTCCGTCAACTACGTCGGCGAATTCGCCGCTGGCGGCGCAGATCACGGCGTCAATGCCGGTTTCAAGCTGAAGTTCTGATTTGAAACAGCCATCCTGAAAAGCGAAGGCGGGTCACGGCCCGCCTTCGTTGTTTCTGTTGGTGAAGCACGGCAGTTGCTTGCATTTTGCCGGCGATATGTTTCCCTCGCGGTAAATCGAAATCCGGGTAGGGGCGGACAGCCGGAGGGTACGAAAAAGACAATGGACAAGAAGACACGCCGTCAGGAAAGCCTGATGAAGCATCTCGAGCAATACCGCTACATCTCGCTTGAGGAGATAGCCACGCGGTTTTCCGTGACCACGCAGACCGCTCGGCGAGACATTCAGGATCTTGAAATGGCCGGCAAGGTGCGCCGGCTGCATGGCGGCGCAACGATCTCGCACCCGATCGATCCTGGCGTCCTTCTGGCCCGGCGCGTCGAGAACGCCGAGGCCAAGGAACGGATCGGCGCCGCCGTCGTCGAGCGAATCAAGGACGGTTCGGCAATCTTCATCGATACCGGGACAACCTGCGAGGCCGTAGCCCGCGCTCTTCTCGGCCACAAGGGGCTGAGGGTCGTAACCTACAGCCTTCGCGTCGCGACCGTCCTCAGCGAAGGTGCTGATTTTACCGTCGCCGTGCCGGGCGGTTTCGTCCGCCGGGTGGATGGCGGCGTATTCCGTCAGGACACGCCTGAATTCATCAGCAGGTTCAAGTTCGATACCGCCATCATCTCGGTCAGCGGCATCGATTCCGCAGGCGACATCGGCGATGACGACCATGCCGAAGTGGCGGCCGTCCAGGCGGCCATGAAACAGGCGGAAACCATCATCCTCGCCGTCGACAGCAGCAAGTTCGGCCGCCGTGCGCTGGTCAAGCTCGCAGCTCTGGCAGACATCCACGAACTGGTCAGCGATGCGCTGCCGGATGCCGATCTCTTGCACAAGCTGAACGAGGCAGGCGTGCGCCTGCTGGTCGCGAACGGATCGCAGGGCACAAGGTGATGCCGGGGAGAGCGCCTGAAAGGCTCAGGCGAAGGGCACCTTGCCCGGGTTGAAGATCCGCTTCGGGTCGATGGCCTGCTTGATCGTGCGGGCCAGCACCTGTTTTTCCTGCGAGACGTTGCTCTCGTAGCCGTGACGCTTCTCGAAGCCCACACCGTGCTCGGCGGAGAAGCTGCCGCCGGCTTCCTGCACGCCGGCATAGATCGCATCCTCCACGGCCAGCAGTTCTGCCTTCGGTAGCGGTCCCCGCTTGATCAGCGTGAGATGCAGGTTGCCGTCGGCGATATGGCCGTAGACATAGGCGTCATAGGTCGGATCGATGGCTCTCAGCCGTGCTTGAAGGCCGGCGACATAGGCGTCCAGACCGGTTGGGGGCACCGAGATATCGAAGGAGGGCGCGTCGGGGATGTCGGCGTAGTAGAAGCCGGAATCCTCGCGGATATCCCAGAACTTCCTCGCCTGGTCGAGCGACTGGGCGATGACGCCACCCTTGAGCCCGACGGGTTCCCAGAGCGTTTCGAGGCCTTCTTCGAGCACTCCGGTCGCCTGCTCTACCGTCTCGCCAGAAACCTCGACCAGCAAGGCACCGGCATCGTCTTCCAGCCACGACAGGTCGAAGCTCTTCAGCTTTGCATGGTCGCGGATATAGCGCGGCCACATCATTTCCGCTCCTTCCAGCGTAACGGTTGGCTGCGAGCGGAAATGCCGGATGACGGAGAGCGCCGCAGTCGCATCCGATACCCCGATGAAGGCGGTGGCCCGGTGAGGGCGGATGGGCTCCAGCTTCAGAACGACCCTGGTAACGAAGCCGAAGGCACCTTCGCCTCCGATGAACAGGTGCTTGAGATCGGGGCCGGCCGAAACCTTCACCACCCGCGTCATGTCCGAATAGATTTCGCCCGACGGCAAAACGGCTTCCAGCCCGAGAACCTGATGGCGCATGACGCCGTTGCGAAAGGCGAGGATGCCGCCGGCATTGGTGGAAACCATGCCGCCGATGGTGGCGGTGCCGCGCGAGCCGAGGTCGATCCCGGTCGTCAGTCCGTGGGAAGCCACCGCCTGCTGCAGCGCCTCGAGCGCCACGCCCGCCTCGACCTCCACCGTCATTTCGTCGGCATGAACAGCAAGGATGCGGTTCAGCCGCGAAGAGGAAACGATCACTTCGCCGGCATGGCTGACATTGCCGCCGACGAGGCCCGTCAGGCCGCCCTGCGGCACGATCGCCACGTTGTTTTGCGCGCACCAGCGGACAAGCGCGGCAGCCGCTTCGCTCGATCCCGGCTGGGCCATGACACCGCCGGCAAAATTGTCGGGATGCTCGCCCGGATGCCGTCCGGCAAGTTCCAAGGGACCGAGAATGACGAGCTCGGGATGTAGCCCGGACAGGCGTTCGGCGAGGTCGGTTGGCGAGAGGCGGGAAGCGGCTGGCATGATGATGAAATCCGGATGATTGGCCTCCCGGTGGAGAGAGAGGCGGAACTGTCCCGATTGCCATGCACCCGGGGAGCTTTTTTGGCAAGCATAGGCAAGCCTGGTCCGGCAGGCTTGCCTTCCTTCGTTAAACTTTTGCAATGCGGCATTTTGGGCTTGATCCTGCCGCGATTTAGGATCATCTGATCTGCGTCGCGATGGGATCGCGTCTCAATCCGAGGTTACCGTAATGGATCCTTCCAGTCGAAGTTCGAACCAAGTCCGCCGTCCCGTCCGGTAACAGGTCCGTTCTTCGCGCCTGCTCCGGATGGCTGAAAAGCCCTGAAGGAGCATGTCCATGCTGCGCATCTATCTTCGCGAAGCAGAACGCCTTGTTCTGCGCAATGATTCCGAAATCGCTTCCGCTGAAAACGCCGTCCCCGAGGTTGCCGCTCCGGTGCTCTGGTATGACCTCGTAAGCCCGACCTCGGCCGAAAGCCGGCATGTCGAACAGGCCCTTCAGCTTTCCATCCCGACCCGCGACGAGATGGAGGAAATCGAGCTTTCCGCCCGCCTTTATCAGGAGGATGGTGCCGAGTTCATGACGCTGACGGCGCTGACCAATCTCGACAGCGGCGAACCGATGAAGACCCCCGTCACCTTCATCCTCAAGGGCACGACGCTGGTCACGGTTCGCTACGCCGATCCGAAGCCTTTCCTCGCCTTCGTTCACCGGGCCTTGCGCGTCAATGCCCAGGGCTACAGCTGTGGCGAGGAGGTCATGATCGGCGTGATCGAGTCCATCGTCGATCGCATGGCGGACGTTCTGGAGCGGATCGGCAACGAGATCGACGGCATCTCGCGCGAGGTGTTCCGCAGCAAATCGGCGTCTTCCACCAAGAAGACGCAGGATCTGCAGTCGCTGATCGAACAGCTTGGGCAGAAGGGTGATTTTCTGAGTGGCGTCCGTGAAAGCCTCGTCAGCATCTCCCGGCTGGTTGCCTATCACGCCGCGCTGGAGACGCCGCAGCGCAAGCCGAGCAAGGAAGTCCGCCAGCGGGTGAAGATGGTCCAGCGCGATGCATCGTCGCTCGGCGATCATGCCGCCTTCCTGTCCGGCAAGGTGAACTTCCTGCTGGATGCGACGCTCGGGCTCATCAATCTCGAGCAGAACCAGATCATCAAGATCTTCACGGTGGCCTCGGTGGTCTTCCTGCCGCCGACGCTGGTCGCCTCGGTCTATGGCATGAACTTCGAATCCATGCCGGAGTTGCATTGGGACATCGGCTATCCCTGGGCAATGATGCTGATGGTGGCGTCCGCTGCGCTGCCGTTCCTTTATTTCAAGCGCCGCGGCTGGCTGTAAGTCCCGCCGCTGTCAGCTGTTCGGGAAGAGGTCGCGCGGGATGCGAGGCCTTCTTCAATTCACGTCTCCCGTTTTCTTTTTTTTGCCACTTCGGATGGAGCTTTCGGTTGCAGGGTTACCGACATGGCGCGTCAGGATGGCGCGGCGCGAATAATTGACGTGAACGTAAACGGTAGATATTCTGATTGAGAATGATCCCATACCATAATTTCGAGCCAGAGCGTGTCGCATCCCGGCTCGACAAGCCGCTTGTGTTTTGACAAGGAAGAAGCCGAATAAAAAAGGGGATCGGTTAAGCGGAGAGGATGATGAGCGAAGCGATGGAACTGCCCGAACGCGAAAGCATGGAATTTGACGTTGTGATTGTCGGTGGAGGGCCTGCTGGTCTTTCGGCGGCGATCCGGCTGAAGCAGGTCAATCCTGACCTTTCCGTCGTCGTGCTGGAAAAGGGCGCCGAGGTCGGAGCCCACATTCTCTCGGGCGCGGTCGTCGATCCGATCGGTATCGACAGGCTGCTGCCGGACTGGCGTGACGAGGCGGATCATCCGTTCAAGACGCCCGTTACCGACGACCATTTTCTTGTCCTCGGTCCGGCCGGCTCCATCCGTCTTCCGAACTTCGCCATGCCGCCGCTGATGAACAATCACGGCAACTACATCGTCTCGCTCGGCAATGTCTGTCGGTGGCTGGCGACCCATGCGGAAGCGCTGGGCGTCGAGATCTATCCGGGCTTTGCCGCGACCGAAGTGCTCTACAATGACGAGGGCGCCGTGATCGGCGTCGCGACCGGCGACATGGGCATCGAGAAGAACGGCGAGCCCGGCCCGAACTACACCCGCGGCATGGCGCTACTCGGCAAGTACGTGCTGATCGGCGAGGGCGTGCGGGGTTCGCTTGCCAAGCAGCTCATTGCAAAGTTCGATCTGCAGAAGGACCGCGAGCCGCAGAAGTTCGGCATCGGCCTCAAGGAACTCTGGCAGGTCAAGCCGGAAAACCACAAGCCCGGTCTCGTGCAGCACTCCTTCGGCTGGCCGCTCGGCATGAAGACCGGCGGCGGCTCCTTCCTCTATCATCTCGAAGACAACATGGTTGCGGTGGGCTTCGTCGTCCACCTGAACTACAAGAACCCTTATCTCTTCCCGTTCGAGGAGTTCCAGCGGTTCAAGACCCACCCGACCATCGCTCCGACCTTCGAAGGCGCGAAGCGCCTGTCCTATGGTGCCCGCGCGATCACCGAAGGCGGCTACCAGTCGGTGCCGAAGCTCTCCTTCCCGGGCGGCGCGCTGATCGGCTGTTCTGCCGGCTTCGTCAACGTTCCGCGCATCAAGGGTTCGCACAACGCCGTGCTCTCCGGCATGCTGGCTGCGGAGAAGATCGCCGATGCGATCGCTGCCGGCCGCGCCAACGACGAACCGGTCGAGATCGAGAACGAATGGCGTTCGACCGACATCGGCAAGGACCTGAAGCGCGTGCGCAACGTCAAGCCGCTGTGGTCGAAGTTCGGCACCGTCATCGGCGTGTCTCTCGGCGGTCTCGACATGTGGACCAACCAGCTCTTCGGCAAGTCGATCTTCGGCACGCTCAAGCACGGCAAGACCGACGCCCAGTCTCTGGAGCCGGCATCGAAGCACAAGAAGATCGACTATCCGAAGCCGGATGGCGTTCTGACCTTCGACCGTCTGTCGTCGGTGTTCCTGTCCAACACCAACCATGAGGAAGATCAGCCGGTCCATCTTCAGGTGAAGGATATCGCCCTGCAGAAGTCGTCCGAACTCGGCATCTTTGCCGGTCCCTCGACACGCTACTGTCCGGCGGGCGTCTATGAATGGGTCGAGAAGGACGGCGAGATGAACTACGTCATCAACGCCCAGAACTGCGTCCACTGCAAGACCTGCGACATCAAGGACCCGAACCAGAACATCAACTGGGTGCCGCCACAAGGCGGCGAAGGTCCGGTCTACCCGAACATGTAACGGGAGGTTGGTGGGACATCCGGACTGCCGCCGGAAGGGGGGGCGGCGGCACCCTGCCTAGCCGAACATTGAATGCTTGAAAGGCGGTCCATCGGGCCGCCTTTTGCATTTTTCCTGTCAGGTCCGGGGCGCCGATCCGGCTGCCCTGTCAAATTTGATCGCCTGCCTCGATTTCCCTGTTTTAATGGCGCAACAGTTTTCCTAGATAAATAGGCATGATGGCGCGATGTCGCGCTTCGGTGCTGGTTGCGGAGCGAAATGATGACGATCCTTTTTGGCGGGCGATTGCCGACGGGACAGGCTGCAGCTTTGGCGGCGGCGACGCTGTTTCTTTCGCTTGGGGCCGTAACCGGCAGCGCGATGGCCGGCGATTGCCGCAGTTACGCCCAGCAGGGTATCGACTGGAGCGGCTGCAAGAAGTCCATGCTCATCATTACCGATAGCGAACTCGACGGTGCCAATCTCACCAAGACCGATTTCTCCTTCACCGACCTGCGCGGTTCCTCCATGAAAGGGGCCAATCTCGAGAAGGGCAAGATGGTCCGCGCGTCCTTCGTTGCGGCCAAGCTGGAAGGTGCCAACTTCAACAAGGTCGAGGCCTATAGAAGCAATTTTGCCCGCAGCACTGCCGACCGCGCCACATTCGTCAATGCCGAGGTCCAGCGTGCCGATTTCCGCGAGGCACAACTGTCGGGTAGCGATTTCACCAAGGCCGAACTTGGTCGCGCCGATTTCCGCGGGGCAACCATTACCGGCAGCCGCTTCACCATGGCCAATCTGGCGCGGGCGCGGCTGAACGGTGCCGTATTCACCGGTCCGCTCGATTTCAGCAACGCCTTCCTGCTGCTGACGCGTATCGAGGGGCTTGATCTGTCCGCGGCCACCGGCCTGGAGCAGGAGCAGGTGGATCTTGCCTGCGGGGATGCCTCCACCCGCCTGCCACCCGGACTGGTCGCTCCCGCTGGCTGGCCCTGCGCCGACGATCCGGACGACAGCAACGATCCGTGACCGATCCCCGGCCCCGTTCAGCCCCTCCAGCGCAGTCGTTCGGCGCTGCCTGAGGGACTTTGCATCAGCCGCACGAAACGCCTTGAAAAATCCCGGCCAAAGGGGCAGTTTGCGCCACCTTAGAGATCAGTTGAAAGATCACCACTCATGCAAGCCGAAACGCCTCGCCTTACCTTCGATATCAAGCCGAATAACAATCCGATGCCGGAAGCCGATCGCCTGAAGGCGTTTGAAAATCTCGGCTTCGGCACGCTCTTCTCCGACCACATGGCGGTGATCCGCTGGAGCGAAGGCAAGGGTTGGCATTCCGCGGAGGTGACGGCGCGCGCACCGTTCCCGATTGATCCGGCGTCGAGCG
The window above is part of the Rhizobium sp. ACO-34A genome. Proteins encoded here:
- a CDS encoding glycerol-3-phosphate transcriptional regulator protein, with product MDKKTRRQESLMKHLEQYRYISLEEIATRFSVTTQTARRDIQDLEMAGKVRRLHGGATISHPIDPGVLLARRVENAEAKERIGAAVVERIKDGSAIFIDTGTTCEAVARALLGHKGLRVVTYSLRVATVLSEGADFTVAVPGGFVRRVDGGVFRQDTPEFISRFKFDTAIISVSGIDSAGDIGDDDHAEVAAVQAAMKQAETIILAVDSSKFGRRALVKLAALADIHELVSDALPDADLLHKLNEAGVRLLVANGSQGTR
- a CDS encoding FAD-linked oxidase, with product MPAASRLSPTDLAERLSGLHPELVILGPLELAGRHPGEHPDNFAGGVMAQPGSSEAAAALVRWCAQNNVAIVPQGGLTGLVGGNVSHAGEVIVSSSRLNRILAVHADEMTVEVEAGVALEALQQAVASHGLTTGIDLGSRGTATIGGMVSTNAGGILAFRNGVMRHQVLGLEAVLPSGEIYSDMTRVVKVSAGPDLKHLFIGGEGAFGFVTRVVLKLEPIRPHRATAFIGVSDATAALSVIRHFRSQPTVTLEGAEMMWPRYIRDHAKLKSFDLSWLEDDAGALLVEVSGETVEQATGVLEEGLETLWEPVGLKGGVIAQSLDQARKFWDIREDSGFYYADIPDAPSFDISVPPTGLDAYVAGLQARLRAIDPTYDAYVYGHIADGNLHLTLIKRGPLPKAELLAVEDAIYAGVQEAGGSFSAEHGVGFEKRHGYESNVSQEKQVLARTIKQAIDPKRIFNPGKVPFA
- a CDS encoding magnesium transporter gives rise to the protein MLRIYLREAERLVLRNDSEIASAENAVPEVAAPVLWYDLVSPTSAESRHVEQALQLSIPTRDEMEEIELSARLYQEDGAEFMTLTALTNLDSGEPMKTPVTFILKGTTLVTVRYADPKPFLAFVHRALRVNAQGYSCGEEVMIGVIESIVDRMADVLERIGNEIDGISREVFRSKSASSTKKTQDLQSLIEQLGQKGDFLSGVRESLVSISRLVAYHAALETPQRKPSKEVRQRVKMVQRDASSLGDHAAFLSGKVNFLLDATLGLINLEQNQIIKIFTVASVVFLPPTLVASVYGMNFESMPELHWDIGYPWAMMLMVASAALPFLYFKRRGWL
- a CDS encoding electron transfer flavoprotein-ubiquinone oxidoreductase → MSEAMELPERESMEFDVVIVGGGPAGLSAAIRLKQVNPDLSVVVLEKGAEVGAHILSGAVVDPIGIDRLLPDWRDEADHPFKTPVTDDHFLVLGPAGSIRLPNFAMPPLMNNHGNYIVSLGNVCRWLATHAEALGVEIYPGFAATEVLYNDEGAVIGVATGDMGIEKNGEPGPNYTRGMALLGKYVLIGEGVRGSLAKQLIAKFDLQKDREPQKFGIGLKELWQVKPENHKPGLVQHSFGWPLGMKTGGGSFLYHLEDNMVAVGFVVHLNYKNPYLFPFEEFQRFKTHPTIAPTFEGAKRLSYGARAITEGGYQSVPKLSFPGGALIGCSAGFVNVPRIKGSHNAVLSGMLAAEKIADAIAAGRANDEPVEIENEWRSTDIGKDLKRVRNVKPLWSKFGTVIGVSLGGLDMWTNQLFGKSIFGTLKHGKTDAQSLEPASKHKKIDYPKPDGVLTFDRLSSVFLSNTNHEEDQPVHLQVKDIALQKSSELGIFAGPSTRYCPAGVYEWVEKDGEMNYVINAQNCVHCKTCDIKDPNQNINWVPPQGGEGPVYPNM